A window of the Garra rufa chromosome 10, GarRuf1.0, whole genome shotgun sequence genome harbors these coding sequences:
- the dhrs12lb gene encoding dehydrogenase/reductase SDR family member 12 — MCLYRNIVWFIKGMREYTRAGFEYASKRFAAKDLDVSMVGRSFMITGGNSGIGKATAMAIAKKGGTVHIVCRNKERAEKAREEIISASGNTEVYVHVLDLSETRKVWEFAEAFKKEHSSLNVLINNAGCMVNQREITSDGLEKNFATNTLGVYVLTKCLIPLLEKSRDPRVITVSSGGMLVQKLNIDDLQTERALFDGTMVYAQNKVFKDNI; from the exons ATGTGTCTCTACAGGAACATAGTGTGGTTTATCAAGGGAATGAGGGAGTATACAAG GGCTGGATTTGAGTATGCCTCTAAGAGGTTTGCAGCCAAGGACCTGGATGTGTCCATGGTTGGCCGTTCCTTTATGATCACCGGAGGTAACAGCGGAATAGGAAAGGCGACAGCCATGGCCATAGCCAAAAAAG GTGGCACTGTTCATATCGTCTGCCGAAACAAAGAGCGAGCTGAGAAAGCCAGAGAAGAAATCATCTCAGCAAGTGGAAATACT GAGGTTTACGTCCACGTGTTGGACCTCTCTGAGACGAGAAAGGTGTGGGAGTTTGCAGAGGCCTTTAAGAAGGAGCATTCGTCGCTCAATGTTTTG ATCAATAATGCCGGATGTATGGTGAACCAGAGGGAAATTACCTCTGACGGCCTGGAGAAAAATTTCGCGACCAATACTCTTG GTGTTTACGTTCTGACTAAATGTCTGATCCCATTGCTGGAGAAGAGCAGGGACCCCCGAGTT ATCACGGTTTCATCGGGAGGAATGCTGGTACAGAAACTAAACATAGACGACCTGCAGACTGAGAGAGCTCTGTTTGATGGTACCATGGTATATGCACAAAACAAGGTATTTAAAGACAATATTTAG